A stretch of the Bradyrhizobium sp. CCBAU 53351 genome encodes the following:
- a CDS encoding MFS transporter yields MATAQTPAMADLHSGEHGHDQASPGEIAIGVIIGRTSEFFDFFVFAIASVIVFPRLVFPFASELTGTLYSFMVFALAFMARPIGTVIFMTVDRAYGKTAKLISALFLLGTATVALAFLPGYHEIGVAAIWLLALARIAQGLAWGGAWDGMASLLALNAPPSKRGWYAMVPQLGAPLGLIVASALFAYFAGNLSADDFFDWGWRYPFFVAFAINVVALFARLRMVTTEEYASLFETRELQPARISETVAREGQNIMLGAFAPLASFALFHMVTVFPLSWVFLFTRESPVRFLIIEIVAAVFGVGAIVVSGIIADRVGRKSLLMGSAIAIAIYSGFAPQLLDAGAFGETIYMVIGFILLGLSFGQSSGAIASNFKQAYRYTASALTSDMAWLFGAGFAPLVALLLATNLGVIASGAYLLSGAFWTLLALWLSGQREAGDMDAGR; encoded by the coding sequence ATGGCGACGGCACAGACCCCTGCAATGGCAGATCTCCACTCGGGCGAGCATGGCCACGACCAGGCCAGTCCCGGCGAGATCGCCATCGGCGTCATCATCGGCCGCACTTCGGAATTCTTCGATTTCTTCGTGTTCGCGATCGCCTCGGTGATCGTGTTCCCGCGCCTGGTGTTCCCGTTCGCGAGCGAGCTCACCGGCACGCTCTATTCCTTCATGGTCTTCGCGCTGGCCTTCATGGCCCGCCCGATCGGCACCGTCATTTTCATGACGGTCGACCGTGCCTACGGCAAGACGGCCAAGCTGATCTCGGCGCTGTTCCTGCTCGGCACCGCCACCGTGGCACTCGCGTTCCTGCCCGGCTATCACGAGATCGGCGTTGCCGCGATCTGGCTATTGGCGCTGGCGCGTATCGCGCAGGGTCTGGCCTGGGGCGGCGCCTGGGACGGCATGGCCTCGCTGCTGGCGCTGAATGCGCCGCCCTCCAAGCGCGGCTGGTACGCGATGGTGCCGCAGCTCGGGGCTCCGCTCGGGCTGATCGTGGCAAGCGCGCTGTTCGCCTATTTCGCCGGCAATCTTTCGGCCGACGATTTCTTCGACTGGGGCTGGCGCTATCCGTTCTTCGTCGCGTTCGCCATCAACGTCGTGGCGCTGTTCGCGCGCCTGCGCATGGTGACGACCGAGGAGTACGCCTCGTTGTTCGAGACTCGCGAATTGCAGCCGGCGCGCATCTCCGAGACCGTCGCGCGCGAAGGCCAGAACATCATGCTGGGCGCGTTCGCGCCGCTGGCGAGCTTTGCGCTGTTTCACATGGTCACGGTGTTTCCGCTGTCCTGGGTGTTCCTGTTCACCCGCGAGAGCCCGGTGCGCTTCCTGATCATCGAGATCGTCGCCGCCGTGTTCGGCGTCGGTGCGATCGTTGTCTCCGGCATCATTGCCGACCGGGTGGGGCGCAAATCGCTGCTGATGGGATCGGCGATCGCGATTGCGATCTATAGCGGCTTTGCCCCGCAGCTGCTCGACGCCGGCGCGTTCGGCGAAACCATCTATATGGTGATCGGCTTCATCCTGCTCGGCCTGTCCTTCGGCCAGTCCTCCGGTGCGATCGCCTCGAACTTCAAGCAGGCCTATCGCTACACCGCCTCGGCGCTGACCTCGGACATGGCCTGGCTGTTCGGCGCCGGCTTCGCGCCGCTGGTCGCGCTACTGCTCGCCACCAATCTCGGCGTCATCGCATCGGGCGCGTATCTGCTGTCGGGCGCATTCTGGACGTTGCTGGCGCTCTGGCTCAGCGGCCAGCGCGAGGCCGGCGACATGGACGCGGGGCGCTGA
- a CDS encoding M48 family metalloprotease, which produces MGRFQAAATPPAVAMPKPKPAVAQTPATEKEHERILASYGGAYDDPRLESLVSKTVDRLVAASDRPDQGYKVTILNSGAVNAFALPNGQLYVTRGLLALASDTSELSSVLSHEMAHVLSKHAAMREDQARQAAIVTRVVTDMSNDPDLTALALAKTKLTMASFSRKQEFEADGIGVGISAKAHFDPYGAARFLSAMERNAELKAGKSSLDPRAQDFTSSHPATPERVQNAQNIARQYTAPEGAERDRETYLAAIDNLVYGEDPSEGFVRGRRFLHPKLGFTFQAPDNFTLDNTAQAVIGVREGGAQAMRFDVVRVPAEQSLGDYLNSGWMEGVEKASTEDITINGFPAASATAKGDQWQFKVYALRFGSDVYRFIFATRQKSTESERNARETVNSFRRLTLDEIQAARPLRIKVITVQPGDTVESLSHRMAGVDHPAERFRVLNGLDRTAQVKVRDRVKIVAD; this is translated from the coding sequence ATGGGCCGGTTCCAGGCTGCCGCGACCCCTCCGGCCGTCGCGATGCCGAAACCGAAGCCGGCCGTCGCGCAGACCCCCGCGACCGAGAAGGAGCACGAACGCATCCTGGCGAGCTATGGCGGGGCCTATGACGACCCCAGGCTCGAATCGCTCGTCAGCAAGACCGTCGACCGGCTGGTCGCGGCCTCGGACCGTCCCGACCAAGGCTACAAGGTCACCATCCTCAATTCCGGCGCGGTGAACGCCTTCGCGCTGCCGAACGGCCAGCTCTATGTCACGCGCGGCCTGCTGGCGCTCGCGAGCGACACCTCGGAACTGTCCTCCGTGCTGAGCCACGAGATGGCGCATGTGCTGTCCAAGCACGCCGCGATGCGCGAGGACCAGGCGCGCCAGGCCGCGATCGTCACCCGCGTCGTCACCGACATGAGCAACGATCCTGACCTCACCGCGCTCGCGCTCGCCAAGACCAAGCTCACCATGGCGAGCTTCTCGCGCAAGCAGGAGTTCGAGGCCGACGGCATCGGCGTCGGCATTTCCGCCAAGGCGCATTTCGACCCCTATGGTGCGGCACGCTTCCTTTCGGCGATGGAGCGCAATGCCGAGCTGAAGGCCGGCAAGTCCTCGCTCGATCCGCGCGCGCAGGATTTCACCTCATCGCATCCGGCAACCCCGGAGCGTGTGCAGAACGCCCAGAACATCGCGCGGCAATACACGGCCCCCGAAGGCGCCGAGCGCGACCGCGAGACCTATCTCGCCGCGATCGACAACCTCGTCTACGGCGAAGACCCCAGCGAAGGTTTCGTGCGCGGCCGCCGTTTCCTGCATCCGAAGCTTGGCTTCACCTTCCAGGCGCCGGATAATTTCACGCTCGACAACACCGCCCAGGCCGTGATCGGCGTGCGCGAGGGCGGCGCGCAGGCGATGCGTTTCGACGTGGTGCGCGTGCCGGCCGAGCAGTCGCTCGGCGACTACCTGAATTCCGGCTGGATGGAGGGCGTCGAGAAGGCGTCCACCGAAGACATCACCATCAACGGCTTCCCGGCCGCGTCCGCCACCGCCAAGGGCGACCAGTGGCAGTTCAAGGTCTATGCGCTGCGCTTCGGCAGCGACGTCTATCGCTTCATCTTCGCGACCAGGCAGAAATCGACCGAGAGCGAGCGCAACGCGCGCGAGACCGTCAATTCGTTCCGCCGCCTGACGCTCGACGAGATCCAGGCCGCCCGCCCCTTGCGCATCAAGGTCATCACCGTGCAGCCCGGCGACACCGTGGAGTCGCTGTCCCACCGCATGGCCGGCGTCGATCATCCCGCCGAGCGCTTCCGCGTGCTCAACGGCCTCGACCGCACCGCGCAGGTCAAGGTGCGCGATCGCGTGAAGATCGTGGCGGATTGA
- a CDS encoding ABC transporter substrate-binding protein, with protein sequence MKHIMSGIFAAALALSANAAQAQDKPPLKIGGILDMSSLYADITGPGSETAAKMAVEDFGGEVLGRKIQVLAADHQNKADLSGNIARDMLDNQGVEMIYDVAASATALAAGEIAKARNKIIMFNGPGSIRLSNEACGPYTIHYVFDTYGQANVTGLAAVKSGLDSWYFLTADYAFGQDLEKDTSAVVTKTGGKVLGSVRHPLNTSDFSSFLLQAQASKAKVIGLANAGGDTVNAIKQAAEFGIMKGGQKVSPLLVFVTDIDSIGLETAQGLLLAEAFYWDMNDETRAFSKRFMERVKRPPTSAQAGVYSSVTHYLKAVKAAGTTDAAAVMKVMKETPINDFFAKNGKIREDGRMIHDMYLFEVKKPSESKGRWDDYKLLATVPGNEAFQSLEQSRCPLVKK encoded by the coding sequence ATGAAGCATATTATGTCGGGCATTTTTGCCGCCGCGTTGGCCCTCAGCGCGAATGCCGCACAGGCCCAGGACAAGCCGCCTCTCAAGATCGGCGGCATCCTGGACATGTCGAGCCTCTATGCCGACATCACCGGCCCCGGCAGCGAGACCGCGGCCAAGATGGCCGTGGAGGATTTCGGCGGCGAAGTGCTGGGGCGCAAGATCCAGGTGCTCGCGGCCGACCATCAGAACAAGGCCGATCTCTCCGGCAACATCGCCCGCGACATGCTCGACAATCAGGGCGTCGAGATGATCTACGACGTCGCGGCGTCCGCGACGGCGCTTGCGGCCGGCGAGATCGCCAAAGCGCGCAACAAGATCATCATGTTCAACGGCCCAGGCTCGATCCGTCTCAGCAACGAGGCCTGCGGCCCCTACACCATCCACTATGTGTTCGACACCTACGGCCAGGCCAACGTGACCGGCCTTGCCGCGGTGAAGTCGGGCCTCGACAGCTGGTACTTCCTCACGGCCGATTACGCCTTCGGCCAGGATCTGGAAAAGGACACCAGTGCCGTCGTCACCAAGACCGGCGGCAAGGTCCTCGGCAGCGTGCGCCATCCGCTCAACACCTCGGACTTTTCGTCGTTCCTGCTGCAGGCCCAGGCTTCCAAGGCCAAGGTGATCGGCCTCGCCAATGCCGGCGGTGACACCGTCAACGCCATCAAGCAGGCGGCGGAGTTCGGGATCATGAAAGGCGGCCAGAAGGTCTCGCCGCTGCTCGTCTTCGTCACCGACATCGACTCGATCGGCCTCGAGACCGCGCAGGGGCTGCTGCTGGCGGAAGCGTTCTACTGGGACATGAACGACGAAACGCGCGCGTTCTCGAAGCGCTTCATGGAGCGGGTGAAGCGGCCGCCGACCTCGGCGCAGGCCGGCGTCTACTCCTCCGTCACGCATTACCTGAAGGCGGTGAAGGCGGCCGGCACGACCGACGCGGCCGCTGTCATGAAGGTGATGAAGGAAACGCCGATCAACGACTTCTTCGCCAAGAACGGCAAGATCCGGGAGGACGGCCGCATGATCCACGACATGTACCTGTTCGAGGTGAAGAAGCCGTCGGAGTCGAAGGGCCGCTGGGACGATTACAAGCTGCTCGCCACCGTGCCCGGCAACGAGGCGTTCCAGTCGCTGGAGCAGTCGCGCTGTCCGCTGGTGAAGAAGTGA
- a CDS encoding acyl-CoA dehydrogenase family protein, translating to MTAALRFDPIRLPEKCEQLRKEVRAFLAEEIAAGTFDPHKPNREDTDAPEFSRRVGAKGWLGMTWPKKYGGQERSFLERYVVTEEMRVANAPTRRFFVADRQSGPVLLKYAPEHIKMEILPRICRGEICFAIGMSEPNSGSDLFAAKTRATKTDGGYLINGTKIWTSSAHIADYMIAIFRTSPPTKENRRHGLTQFLVKMKQPGIKVNPIGQITGQYEFNEVVFTDFFVPDDHVLGEVDGAWKQATSELAYERSGPERFLETYYVLTELVRAVGPNPDTRSAEGIGRLVAQLHTMRRMSVSVAGMLEAGKEPVVEASIVKDIGTVWEQQLPHRVRDLAAFVEETATNRETLERQLDFAIKTAPKLTIQGGTTEVLRGIIARGLGLR from the coding sequence ATGACCGCTGCCCTTCGTTTCGATCCGATCCGCCTGCCCGAGAAGTGCGAGCAATTGCGCAAGGAGGTGCGGGCCTTCCTCGCCGAGGAGATCGCCGCCGGCACCTTCGACCCGCACAAGCCCAACCGCGAGGACACCGACGCGCCGGAATTCTCCCGCCGGGTCGGCGCCAAGGGCTGGCTGGGAATGACCTGGCCGAAGAAATATGGCGGCCAGGAGCGCTCCTTCCTCGAACGTTACGTGGTGACCGAGGAGATGCGCGTCGCCAATGCGCCGACGCGGCGCTTCTTCGTCGCCGACCGCCAGAGCGGGCCGGTGCTGTTGAAGTACGCCCCTGAACATATCAAGATGGAAATCCTGCCGCGGATCTGCCGCGGCGAGATCTGCTTTGCCATCGGCATGAGCGAGCCGAACTCCGGCTCCGACCTGTTCGCCGCGAAGACGCGCGCGACCAAGACCGACGGCGGCTATCTCATCAACGGCACCAAGATCTGGACTTCGTCGGCACACATCGCCGACTACATGATCGCGATCTTCCGGACATCGCCGCCGACCAAGGAGAACCGCCGCCACGGCCTGACCCAGTTCCTGGTCAAGATGAAGCAGCCGGGCATCAAGGTGAATCCGATCGGCCAGATCACCGGCCAGTACGAGTTCAACGAGGTCGTCTTCACCGATTTCTTCGTGCCCGATGATCACGTGCTCGGCGAGGTCGACGGCGCCTGGAAGCAGGCGACGAGCGAGCTTGCCTATGAGCGCTCGGGCCCCGAGCGCTTCCTCGAAACTTATTACGTGCTGACCGAGCTGGTCCGCGCGGTCGGCCCCAACCCGGACACGCGCAGCGCCGAAGGCATCGGCCGGCTCGTCGCGCAGCTCCACACCATGCGGCGGATGTCGGTCTCGGTGGCCGGCATGTTGGAAGCCGGCAAGGAGCCGGTGGTCGAGGCGTCCATCGTCAAGGACATCGGCACGGTCTGGGAGCAGCAGCTTCCGCACCGCGTCCGCGATCTCGCCGCCTTCGTCGAGGAGACCGCGACCAACCGCGAGACCCTGGAGCGGCAGCTCGATTTCGCGATCAAGACCGCGCCGAAACTCACCATCCAGGGCGGCACCACCGAGGTGCTGCGCGGCATCATCGCGCGCGGCTTGGGCTTGCGCTAA
- a CDS encoding enoyl-CoA hydratase: MNDMVLQKLEGGLLTITMNRPERKNALNPEMVAGLVEAARRAADDPEVRAVLFKGAGGSFCVGGDVKSMAAGRAPLPFEQKLANLRRGMEVSRILHQMPKPVVAQLDGAAAGAGLSMALSCDLRIASESCKITTAFAKVGFSGDYGGTYFLTQLLGSARARELYLMSPVLTAREAHAIGMVTKVVPDAEIDAAAHELALSLAQGPSIALGFIKRNINNAEHLALEDCFDGEAIHHTRCGDTEDHKEAAKAFVEKRKPTFRGA, encoded by the coding sequence ATGAACGACATGGTCCTGCAGAAGCTCGAAGGCGGGCTGCTCACCATCACGATGAACCGCCCGGAGCGGAAGAACGCGCTCAACCCGGAGATGGTGGCCGGGCTGGTCGAGGCGGCGCGGCGCGCGGCTGACGATCCCGAGGTGCGCGCTGTGCTGTTCAAGGGCGCCGGCGGCTCGTTCTGCGTCGGCGGCGACGTCAAGTCGATGGCGGCCGGCCGCGCGCCGCTGCCGTTCGAGCAGAAGCTTGCAAATCTGCGCCGCGGCATGGAGGTCTCGCGCATCCTGCATCAGATGCCCAAGCCTGTGGTCGCGCAGCTCGATGGTGCCGCGGCCGGCGCGGGCCTGTCGATGGCGCTGTCCTGCGACCTCCGCATCGCATCCGAATCTTGCAAGATCACCACCGCCTTCGCCAAGGTCGGCTTCTCCGGCGATTACGGCGGCACCTATTTCCTCACCCAACTGCTCGGCAGCGCGCGGGCGCGCGAGCTCTATCTGATGTCGCCGGTGCTGACCGCGAGGGAAGCCCACGCGATCGGCATGGTGACCAAGGTCGTGCCGGACGCCGAGATCGACGCCGCAGCCCACGAGCTCGCGCTGTCGCTGGCGCAGGGGCCCTCGATCGCGCTCGGCTTCATCAAGCGCAACATCAACAATGCCGAACATCTGGCGCTGGAGGATTGCTTCGACGGCGAGGCGATCCATCACACCCGCTGCGGCGACACCGAGGACCACAAGGAGGCCGCAAAAGCCTTCGTGGAGAAGCGCAAGCCGACCTTCAGGGGCGCCTGA
- a CDS encoding enoyl-CoA hydratase/isomerase family protein, with protein sequence MSTYKDIGVEKVGHVGTIEIRRPPLNFFDISLINQIADALDEFDRDIEIRASVLSAQGKAFCAGANFQDPARQAQEAREAEKKGDPADNLGSINHLYIQAVRIFRAKKPIVAAVQGAAIGGGLGLAVSADFRVTCPEARFSANFTKLGFHPGFGLTTTLPELIGKNNAELMFYTSRRVTGEEAYKWGLANELVPQDQVKAAAMKLAGEIAECSPLGLLSTRATMRNGLADRVMAATNHELAEQTRLRATEDFKEGVKATEERRAANFKGR encoded by the coding sequence ATGAGCACCTATAAAGACATCGGCGTCGAGAAGGTCGGACATGTCGGCACCATCGAGATCCGCCGCCCGCCGCTGAACTTCTTCGACATCTCGCTGATCAACCAGATCGCGGACGCGCTCGACGAGTTCGATCGCGACATCGAGATCCGCGCCTCCGTTCTCTCGGCGCAAGGCAAGGCGTTCTGCGCCGGCGCCAACTTCCAGGATCCGGCGCGGCAGGCTCAGGAGGCGCGCGAGGCCGAGAAGAAGGGCGATCCCGCCGACAACCTCGGCTCGATCAACCATCTCTACATCCAGGCCGTACGCATCTTCCGCGCCAAGAAGCCGATCGTGGCCGCCGTGCAGGGCGCCGCCATCGGCGGCGGATTGGGCCTCGCGGTGTCGGCCGATTTCCGCGTCACCTGCCCCGAGGCGCGCTTCTCCGCGAACTTCACCAAGCTCGGCTTTCATCCCGGCTTCGGCCTGACGACCACGCTGCCGGAACTGATCGGCAAGAACAACGCCGAACTGATGTTCTACACCAGCCGCCGCGTTACCGGCGAAGAGGCGTACAAATGGGGCCTCGCCAACGAGCTGGTGCCGCAGGACCAGGTCAAGGCGGCCGCCATGAAGCTCGCCGGCGAGATCGCCGAATGCTCCCCGCTCGGCCTGCTCTCCACCCGCGCCACCATGCGCAACGGGCTCGCCGACCGCGTCATGGCCGCCACCAATCACGAGCTCGCCGAACAGACCAGGTTGCGTGCGACGGAGGATTTCAAGGAAGGCGTCAAGGCCACGGAGGAACGGCGCGCGGCGAATTTCAAGGGGCGCTAG
- a CDS encoding acetate--CoA ligase family protein — MPHPLDSFFVPASIALIGASRDHEKIPGRLLSMLRKNEYPGKIYPVNPNYADIDGLACYKSIGEIGAPIDLAVIIIPARAVLPALEQCAAAGVRNAVIISSGFAEEGGDSAAMQDAIGALARRTGMRISGPNAEGFFSQVQRVAATFSPAVDVKPDVVPLVATTKRIGIVAQSGGIGFAYYHRARALGVAVSYVVSSGNESDLGAGEFLDYMVRDASTDVILLFIEGIRDVDKFLAAARRAAEVKKPIIVTKVGRSGAGQRAAASHTASMAGWSAAYDAVFAKYGLIVSNDLDEALTIAAMLASNPLPRGDRVAVVTVSGGAGIWGADAVALQGLRVPELSEPIQAGIKALMPSYGTARNPIDVTAQGVTSGGLQKSVDLLTVSDEVDAIMVVLSLSSEVRKPFKDGELRPVLSAQHKPVVFYSYTVPSDFARRELAKSGVVVLSGLTHVGTAMRQLVDYARFNLPKTADATRLPPRDLSAHLKAPVLSESDSKSLLRAAGIVLPDEVLVRDKSEIDQAVGRVGLPLAMKIQSPDIAHKSEIGGVRLNIATKGEAFLAFEALLDAARKHRPEADIQGVLVGPMAKRGVEIIVGTMLDETFGPLVMVGLGGITTELFRDVVYRPAPVSAEEAGAMLASLKAAPLLNGFRGAAKADVAALSQLIADISVLAAQHAKEIAEIELNPVLVHAEGQGVTIVDALVVGRK; from the coding sequence ATGCCGCATCCGCTCGACAGCTTCTTCGTTCCCGCCAGCATCGCGCTGATCGGCGCCTCGCGCGATCACGAGAAGATCCCGGGCCGGCTGCTGTCGATGCTGCGCAAGAACGAGTATCCCGGCAAGATCTACCCGGTGAATCCGAACTATGCCGACATCGACGGGCTCGCCTGCTACAAATCGATCGGCGAGATCGGCGCGCCCATCGATCTTGCCGTCATCATCATCCCCGCCCGTGCGGTGCTCCCTGCGCTGGAGCAATGCGCCGCCGCCGGCGTCAGGAACGCCGTGATCATTTCCTCGGGCTTTGCCGAGGAGGGCGGTGACAGCGCGGCGATGCAGGATGCGATCGGGGCGCTGGCGAGGCGCACCGGCATGCGGATCTCAGGTCCGAACGCCGAGGGTTTCTTCAGCCAGGTGCAGCGCGTGGCGGCGACGTTCAGTCCGGCCGTGGATGTGAAGCCCGACGTTGTGCCGCTCGTTGCCACCACGAAGCGGATCGGCATCGTCGCGCAGAGCGGCGGCATCGGCTTTGCCTATTATCACCGCGCACGGGCGCTCGGCGTCGCCGTCAGCTATGTCGTCAGCTCCGGCAACGAATCCGATCTCGGCGCCGGCGAGTTCCTGGATTACATGGTGCGGGATGCTTCGACCGACGTGATCCTGCTGTTCATCGAAGGCATCCGCGACGTCGACAAATTTCTTGCCGCGGCCCGGCGCGCCGCAGAGGTGAAGAAACCGATCATCGTCACGAAAGTCGGCCGCTCCGGTGCGGGCCAGCGCGCGGCGGCCTCGCATACCGCGAGCATGGCCGGCTGGTCGGCGGCCTATGACGCGGTGTTTGCGAAATACGGCTTGATCGTCTCCAACGATCTCGACGAGGCGCTGACCATCGCGGCAATGCTTGCCAGCAATCCCCTGCCGAGGGGCGACCGCGTCGCAGTGGTGACGGTGTCGGGCGGAGCCGGCATCTGGGGCGCGGATGCCGTGGCACTGCAAGGCTTGCGGGTGCCGGAGCTCTCCGAGCCCATCCAGGCGGGGATCAAGGCGTTGATGCCGTCCTATGGCACGGCGCGCAACCCGATCGACGTCACCGCGCAGGGTGTCACCTCGGGCGGCCTGCAGAAGAGCGTCGACTTGCTCACAGTGTCCGACGAGGTCGATGCGATCATGGTCGTGCTGTCGCTGTCGAGCGAAGTGCGCAAGCCGTTCAAGGACGGGGAATTGAGGCCTGTGCTGTCCGCGCAGCACAAGCCGGTGGTGTTCTACTCCTACACGGTGCCATCCGACTTCGCGCGGCGCGAGCTCGCGAAATCCGGCGTGGTGGTGCTCTCCGGCCTCACCCATGTCGGCACCGCGATGCGGCAGCTGGTCGATTACGCGAGGTTCAACCTTCCGAAGACTGCGGACGCGACGCGGCTGCCGCCGCGCGATCTCTCCGCACATCTGAAGGCGCCGGTTCTGTCCGAATCCGACAGCAAGTCATTGCTCCGCGCCGCCGGCATCGTGCTGCCGGATGAGGTGCTGGTGCGGGACAAGAGCGAGATCGACCAGGCGGTCGGCCGCGTCGGCTTGCCCTTGGCGATGAAGATCCAGTCGCCCGATATCGCTCACAAGAGCGAGATCGGCGGCGTGCGCCTCAACATTGCCACCAAGGGTGAGGCGTTTCTCGCGTTCGAGGCCTTGCTCGACGCTGCGCGCAAGCATCGGCCGGAGGCGGATATCCAGGGCGTGCTGGTCGGCCCGATGGCGAAGCGCGGCGTCGAGATCATCGTCGGCACGATGCTGGATGAGACGTTCGGTCCCCTGGTGATGGTGGGTCTCGGCGGCATCACCACAGAATTGTTCCGCGATGTCGTCTATCGGCCCGCGCCGGTGAGTGCGGAGGAGGCGGGCGCGATGCTGGCGAGCCTGAAGGCAGCGCCGTTGCTGAATGGATTTCGGGGAGCGGCAAAGGCGGATGTGGCGGCTCTGTCGCAACTGATCGCCGATATTTCCGTGCTCGCCGCGCAGCACGCAAAAGAAATCGCGGAGATCGAGCTCAACCCGGTGCTGGTGCACGCCGAAGGGCAGGGCGTGACGATCGTCGATGCGTTGGTGGTGGGAAGGAAGTAG
- a CDS encoding thermonuclease family protein has product MAQRRFLIVAFLLVAADAAFAAPCQFESQGEGRVAAIIDARSVRLDDGREIRLIGIEPTATTKHALASLLAGRDVALRGSDDTPDRYGRQGALVFLGENDTSLQAMLLAEGDAMVSAEITDKDCAAALMASEAAARRQKMGSWADPSAIKNAESPDDILAGIGRFVVVEGKVLSVRQAGAMTYLNFGRNWTRGFAATISKRALPAFENAGIALKSLENKRIRVRGWVEGTTGPRIDIRLVGQVELLGANEPTGVWP; this is encoded by the coding sequence GTGGCGCAACGACGTTTCCTCATCGTCGCATTCCTTCTCGTCGCGGCTGACGCCGCGTTCGCCGCGCCGTGCCAATTCGAGTCCCAGGGCGAAGGCCGCGTCGCCGCCATTATCGATGCGCGCAGCGTCCGTCTCGACGACGGCCGCGAAATCCGCCTGATCGGGATCGAGCCCACGGCGACCACGAAACACGCGCTGGCCTCGCTGCTCGCCGGCCGCGACGTCGCGCTCCGCGGCAGCGACGACACGCCGGATCGTTATGGCCGCCAGGGCGCGCTGGTCTTCCTCGGCGAAAACGACACCTCGCTGCAGGCCATGCTGCTCGCCGAGGGCGACGCCATGGTCTCCGCCGAAATCACGGACAAGGACTGCGCGGCCGCCCTGATGGCGTCGGAAGCAGCGGCGCGGCGCCAAAAAATGGGCAGCTGGGCTGACCCGTCGGCCATAAAAAACGCGGAAAGTCCGGACGATATTTTGGCGGGGATCGGGCGCTTTGTGGTGGTCGAGGGTAAAGTCCTGTCCGTCCGGCAAGCTGGGGCAATGACCTACCTCAACTTCGGACGAAACTGGACACGGGGCTTTGCCGCGACTATTTCAAAACGCGCGCTGCCGGCGTTTGAAAACGCCGGAATTGCCCTTAAGTCCTTGGAGAATAAACGTATTCGAGTTCGGGGCTGGGTTGAGGGAACTACGGGGCCGCGTATCGATATACGCCTCGTAGGACAGGTCGAGTTGCTGGGCGCAAACGAGCCGACAGGGGTATGGCCTTAG
- a CDS encoding acyl-CoA dehydrogenase family protein: protein MAESDNIVVETAEKIFADLADPQTINNDKKNSWQAPLWQALSEAGLPLSWVPDDLGGSGASLADGFALLNAAGRFAVAVPLAETMLAGWLLAQAKIASPEGEMTVLPASPRDRITLDADGSLSGRARGVPFAKAAKHFAVLAHGKDGISIALVDAGQGRIESGLNVGYDHSDTVTLDKVQPVALKPAPKGFDQTTMMLMGGVARSLQIAGALESMLDISVRYSNERVAFEKKISKFQAVQHNLARLAGESAAALAAATSAADAIANARSFDDEVYLEAAAAKIRCAEAAEKGGAIAHQVHGAIGFTLEHILHRYSLRALAWRDDFGSESHWAVELGKLVATRGADELWPLVASR from the coding sequence GTGGCGGAGAGTGACAACATCGTCGTCGAGACCGCGGAGAAGATCTTCGCCGATCTCGCCGATCCGCAAACCATCAACAACGACAAGAAGAATTCGTGGCAGGCGCCGCTGTGGCAGGCGCTGAGTGAAGCCGGCCTGCCCTTGTCCTGGGTGCCCGATGATCTCGGCGGCTCCGGCGCAAGCCTGGCCGACGGTTTTGCGCTGCTGAACGCCGCCGGGCGCTTCGCGGTCGCAGTTCCCCTCGCCGAGACCATGCTGGCGGGCTGGCTGCTGGCGCAGGCGAAGATCGCGTCACCAGAGGGTGAGATGACGGTGCTGCCGGCTTCCCCTCGGGATCGCATCACCCTCGATGCCGACGGCTCGCTCTCCGGCCGCGCGCGCGGCGTGCCTTTTGCGAAAGCGGCCAAGCATTTTGCGGTGCTGGCGCATGGCAAGGACGGCATTTCGATCGCGCTGGTCGATGCCGGCCAAGGCCGGATCGAATCCGGCCTCAATGTCGGCTACGACCACAGCGACACCGTGACGCTCGACAAGGTGCAGCCCGTCGCGCTCAAGCCTGCGCCGAAGGGCTTTGACCAGACCACGATGATGCTGATGGGCGGCGTTGCGCGCAGCCTGCAGATCGCGGGCGCGCTGGAATCGATGCTCGACATCTCCGTGCGCTATTCCAACGAGCGTGTCGCCTTCGAGAAGAAGATCTCGAAATTCCAGGCGGTGCAGCACAATCTCGCCCGCCTCGCCGGCGAATCCGCCGCAGCGCTTGCGGCGGCGACCTCGGCGGCCGACGCCATCGCGAATGCCAGAAGCTTTGACGACGAGGTCTATCTCGAAGCCGCCGCCGCAAAGATCCGCTGCGCGGAAGCTGCGGAAAAGGGCGGCGCCATCGCCCATCAGGTGCACGGCGCGATCGGCTTCACCCTGGAGCACATCCTGCACCGCTATTCGCTGCGGGCGCTGGCCTGGCGCGACGATTTCGGTTCGGAGAGCCACTGGGCCGTCGAGCTCGGCAAGCTGGTCGCCACCAGAGGGGCCGACGAATTGTGGCCGCTCGTGGCATCGCGCTGA